The proteins below come from a single Epinephelus moara isolate mb chromosome 19, YSFRI_EMoa_1.0, whole genome shotgun sequence genomic window:
- the mtrf1l gene encoding peptide chain release factor 1-like, mitochondrial has protein sequence MAYRRAVNLLWRERESVFSLWLPRFQKSPNVIRQTVKFHEHMNSNHCGRTRSLHTSTPLMVAKLLSLDELFAKRSLQEHLKKMETEYSECLRVANNSVAEEQCSEDELREKRTKVSLLAPLIQSIRELDTKQKEMAETETLLNDEDPALRELAELEREGCLQDIQDLRQKILDLLIPEEEADLSDLVLEVTAGVGGQEAMLFTDEVFDMYQGYAHHRGWSFDILEHTTSEIGGLRHASASVSGPQSYKRMKFEAGVHRVQRVPKTEKQGRMHTSTMTVAVLPQPTEISFTLNPKDLKIETKRASGAGGQHVNTTDSAVRIVHLPTGVVAECQQERSQIKNKEKAMKALRAKLYSMKLEEETSKRYQQRKIQIGTKGRSEKIRTYNFAQDRITDHRISMTVHDIKSFLLGEDLLDEMNSSLQEFSNQETLVELLGENNQEGS, from the exons ATGGCTTACAGAAGAGCTGTAAACCTTCTTTGGAGAGAAAGGGAGTCTGTCTTTAGCCTGTGGTTACCTCGTTTTCAAAAGTCACCAAATGTCATCAGACAAACTGTCAAATttcatgaacacatgaacagtAATCACTGTGGCAGAACAAGATCTCTTCACACCAGTACACCTTTGATGGTGGCCAAGCTGCTGTCGCTGGATGAGCTGTTTGCCAAGAGGTCTCTGCAGGAACACCTGAAGAAGATGGAGACAGAGTACAGTGAATGTTTGAGAGTGGCCAACAACAGTGTGGCAGAGGAGCAGTGCAGTGAGGACGAACTGAGGGAGAAGAGGACCAAAGTGTCCCTGCTGGCTCCTCTCATCCAGAGCATCAGAGAGCTGGACACCAAACAAAAAGAGATGGCGGAGACGGAGACGCTCCTGAACG ATGAAGATCCAGCCCTGCGAGAACTGGCTGAGCTGGAAAGGGAAGGATGTTTGCAAGATATTCAAGATCTCCGACAAAAG ATCCTGGATCTGCTGATCCCTGAGGAGGAGGCAGATCTGAGCGACCTCGTCCTGGAGGTTACAGCTGGTGTCGGGGGTCAGGAGGCCATGCTGTTTACGGATGAG GTGTTCGACATGTACCAGGGCTACGCTCACCACCGCGGCTGGTCCTTTGACATCTTGGAGCACACGACCAGCGAAATAG GTGGACTGCGTCACGCCTCGGCCAGCGTCAGCGGCCCTCAGAGCTACAAGAGGATGAAGTTTGAGGCCGGAGTCCATCGAGTTCAGAGGGTTCCCAAGACTGAGAAACAGGGCAGAATGCACACCAGCACCATGACTGTGGCTGTGCTGCCCCAACCCACTGAG ATCTCTTTCACACTAAACCCAAAGGACCTGAAAATAGAAACCAAGAGAGCGAGTGGAGCTGGAGGTCAACACGTGAACACCACAGACAGTGCAGTCAGAATAGTCCATCTGCCGACAG GCGTGGTTGCAGAGTGCCAGCAGGAACGTTCCCAAATAAAGAACAAGGAGAAAGCCATGAAGGCTCTGAGAGCAAAACTGTACAGCATGAAGCTCGAGGAGGAGACCAGCAAACGCTACCAACAACGTAAAATACAG ATTGGCACCAAAGGCAGATCAGAGAAGATTCGAACCTACAACTTTGCCCAGGACCGTATAACAGACCACCGTATCAGCATGACGGTGCATGACATCAAGAGCTTCCTGTTGGGAGAGGATCTGCTGGACGAGATGAACTCCTCGCTACAGGAGTTCTCCAACCAGGAGACGCTTGTGGAGCTGCTGGGAGAAAACAACCAGGAGGGCTCGTGA